In Parasegetibacter sp. NRK P23, a single genomic region encodes these proteins:
- a CDS encoding TonB-dependent receptor encodes MLSPTIFRCLLISFLLLSLGKIAVAQNKTATVKGIILNENDHPLSGASISMLGKNGGLNSNDSGRFEWTVPSNKAFALVFTYTGYKPLQKNFILNTGEVETITIKLERETNTLKEVVVTNNADRYQPGLVSINPKNALILPSTTGGIESLIKILVGSNNELTSQYSVRGGNYDENLIYINDFEVYRPYLVRSGQQEGLSFINPELTRSVQFYNGGFQAKYGDKISSVLDIKYKQPSRSGGSAYISLLEQGLHLEGASRNGKLSWLAGARNRSNRNLLASQETQGNYVPSSSDVQAFLTYRPNNRWELSATGIRSGTKFSLEPTFSQQSTSVFSPFYTANIALDIYFEGKEKDRYATNMLGISAERIVNDKLRLKWMASYFQNKEEESIDISGTYLFGEREFDKSKPEFGSITNPLGAGLYQQFARNRLNLQNLHLSHKGALDAGKHFIQWGLGLEQYNIYDKLNEWELQDSAGYSLPYQPGALTLNKAIRSNADLDFIRLTGYLQDNLLPSDSGKFTLQAGLRFNYNALNKELLLSPRLQGTFRPEWKKDIIFRASLGAYHQPPFYRELRRPDGSVNRDLLAQKSWQVSAGMDYQFTWNDRPFRLTTEAWYKNLYDVVTYDQENVKIRYAGENNAKAYAAGFETRLFGEIVKDAESWVSLGFMRTRENLENDTYYNYTLDEQNNPTDSTLVNGGWFRRPTDRFITFGLFFQDYLSTNKNFKVHINAIYGSNMPFNLPNSVKYRNALIIEPYIRMDMGFSALLLDTDASNRRSKSPFRNFKNIWLSLEVFNLIDRANTISYQMVKDFSNNVFSIPNRLTPRLLNIKLVGRW; translated from the coding sequence ATGCTATCCCCCACTATTTTCCGCTGCTTATTGATTTCTTTCCTCCTGCTTTCTTTAGGAAAAATAGCCGTCGCGCAAAACAAAACGGCTACCGTAAAAGGCATAATACTGAATGAGAATGATCATCCGCTGAGTGGCGCCTCGATTTCAATGCTGGGAAAGAACGGCGGATTGAATTCCAATGATTCCGGCCGGTTTGAATGGACCGTTCCCTCCAACAAAGCCTTTGCGCTGGTATTTACTTATACAGGATACAAGCCGCTTCAGAAGAATTTCATCCTGAATACCGGGGAGGTGGAAACGATCACCATTAAGCTTGAAAGGGAAACCAATACTTTAAAAGAAGTAGTGGTCACCAACAATGCCGACCGTTATCAACCGGGATTGGTGAGCATTAACCCTAAAAACGCGTTGATACTTCCTTCTACCACAGGCGGCATTGAAAGCCTTATCAAAATACTGGTAGGTTCCAACAATGAGCTGACCTCCCAATATTCCGTGCGGGGTGGCAATTATGATGAGAACCTTATCTATATCAACGATTTTGAAGTATACAGACCATACCTGGTGCGCAGCGGACAACAGGAAGGGTTGAGTTTCATTAACCCCGAACTTACACGCAGCGTACAATTTTACAATGGCGGTTTCCAAGCGAAATATGGCGATAAAATTTCTTCGGTACTCGATATAAAATACAAACAACCTTCGCGCAGCGGCGGATCCGCTTACATCTCCCTGCTGGAACAGGGACTGCACCTGGAAGGCGCCTCCAGGAACGGCAAACTCAGTTGGCTGGCCGGGGCCAGGAACAGAAGCAACCGCAACCTGCTGGCGAGCCAGGAAACACAGGGCAATTACGTACCTTCCTCTTCTGATGTGCAGGCTTTCCTGACGTATCGCCCCAACAACCGTTGGGAACTATCGGCCACGGGTATCCGCTCTGGAACAAAGTTTAGTCTGGAACCCACCTTCAGCCAGCAATCCACCTCGGTATTCAGTCCCTTCTACACCGCCAACATCGCCCTCGATATTTATTTTGAAGGAAAAGAAAAAGACCGGTACGCCACCAATATGCTCGGCATTTCCGCGGAGCGCATCGTGAACGATAAACTCCGGCTCAAATGGATGGCTTCTTATTTTCAGAACAAAGAAGAAGAATCCATCGACATTTCAGGCACCTATCTTTTTGGAGAAAGAGAATTCGATAAAAGCAAACCGGAATTTGGTTCCATCACCAATCCCCTTGGTGCCGGACTTTACCAGCAGTTCGCCCGGAACAGGCTCAACCTCCAGAACCTGCACCTCTCTCACAAAGGAGCGCTGGATGCAGGAAAACATTTCATCCAATGGGGACTTGGCCTTGAGCAATACAATATCTACGACAAACTGAATGAATGGGAGTTGCAGGATTCAGCAGGTTACTCCCTTCCCTACCAGCCCGGCGCGCTCACCCTGAACAAAGCGATCCGTTCCAATGCGGACCTGGATTTCATCAGACTGACCGGGTACCTTCAGGACAATCTTCTCCCTTCAGATTCAGGAAAATTTACTTTACAGGCAGGACTTCGCTTCAATTACAACGCACTCAATAAAGAACTGTTGCTGTCGCCACGACTGCAGGGCACGTTCAGGCCGGAATGGAAGAAGGACATTATTTTCCGTGCTTCACTCGGCGCTTACCACCAGCCTCCTTTTTACCGCGAACTCCGCAGACCCGATGGCAGCGTGAACCGCGACCTGCTGGCACAGAAAAGCTGGCAGGTCAGCGCGGGAATGGATTACCAGTTTACCTGGAACGACCGTCCCTTCCGCCTTACCACCGAAGCATGGTACAAGAACCTGTACGATGTGGTTACCTACGACCAGGAGAACGTGAAGATCCGTTACGCAGGAGAGAACAACGCAAAAGCCTATGCCGCCGGATTTGAAACCCGCCTCTTCGGAGAGATCGTAAAAGACGCGGAAAGCTGGGTGAGCCTGGGTTTCATGCGCACAAGAGAGAACCTGGAAAACGATACTTATTACAACTACACACTGGATGAACAGAACAATCCAACCGACAGCACTTTGGTGAACGGAGGCTGGTTCAGGCGCCCTACCGACCGCTTCATCACCTTCGGCCTTTTCTTCCAGGACTACCTTTCCACCAACAAGAACTTCAAGGTGCACATTAACGCTATTTACGGCAGCAATATGCCCTTTAACTTACCCAATAGCGTGAAGTACAGAAACGCGCTCATCATTGAACCCTACATCCGCATGGACATGGGATTCAGCGCGCTTTTACTGGACACCGACGCCAGCAACAGGAGAAGCAAAAGCCCGTTCAGGAACTTCAAAAACATCTGGCTCAGCCTCGAGGTGTTCAACCTCATCGACAGGGCGAATACCATTTCTTACCAGATGGTGAAAGACTTTTCCAACAACGTTTTCTCCATTCCCAACCGGCTCACACCCCGGTTGCTGAACATCAAACTCGTGGGGCGCTGGTAA